One stretch of Desulforamulus hydrothermalis Lam5 = DSM 18033 DNA includes these proteins:
- the dtd gene encoding D-aminoacyl-tRNA deacylase gives MRAVVQRVQRGSVTVNNQMVGEIGRGLVVLLGVGQGDTPDDARYLADKICRLRIFDDDQGKLNLSVQDIGGAVLAVSQFTLYGDCRKGRRPSYSEAAPPAAARELYQTFVQRLICHGLPTATGVFQEHMVVEIINDGPVTLLLDSQKTF, from the coding sequence TTGCGAGCAGTTGTTCAGCGTGTGCAAAGAGGATCTGTAACAGTCAACAACCAGATGGTGGGTGAAATTGGCCGCGGCTTGGTAGTGCTGCTGGGTGTGGGGCAGGGCGATACGCCTGACGATGCCCGTTATCTGGCGGATAAAATATGCCGGCTGCGCATTTTTGATGACGATCAGGGAAAGTTGAATCTTTCTGTACAAGATATCGGCGGCGCCGTACTGGCGGTATCCCAGTTTACCCTGTACGGCGACTGCCGCAAGGGACGCCGGCCCAGTTACTCCGAAGCGGCCCCCCCGGCAGCCGCCCGGGAATTATACCAGACCTTTGTGCAAAGATTGATTTGTCATGGCCTGCCCACTGCCACAGGGGTTTTTCAAGAACATATGGTGGTGGAAATAATTAACGACGGTCCGGTTACGCTATTGTTGGACAGCCAAAAAACTTTTTAA
- a CDS encoding MBL fold metallo-hydrolase, whose protein sequence is MIIETIVVGQLEANCYIIGCPKTRRAAVVDPGEEAERILNKLAQGGWQPVAIVLTHGHADHIGAVGEINKATGAPVLIHSQDGEMLTDPARNLSAWLGTQLSFKPADRLLADGDTIEVGTITLSVLHTPGHTPGGICLKAGQVLFTGDTLFAGSVGRSDFPGGSHDTLIKSIQSKLLTLPEDTGIYPGHGPASTIGAEKRHNPFL, encoded by the coding sequence GTGATCATTGAAACAATAGTAGTGGGTCAATTAGAGGCAAACTGCTATATCATCGGCTGCCCGAAAACCCGCCGGGCGGCTGTGGTGGATCCCGGTGAAGAAGCCGAGCGCATTTTAAACAAGTTGGCCCAGGGGGGATGGCAGCCGGTGGCTATAGTTCTTACCCATGGCCATGCCGATCATATCGGTGCGGTGGGAGAAATAAACAAGGCCACCGGGGCACCGGTGCTGATTCACAGCCAGGACGGCGAAATGTTAACTGACCCGGCCCGCAATTTATCGGCCTGGCTGGGGACACAGCTGTCATTTAAGCCTGCCGACCGCCTGTTGGCGGACGGCGATACCATTGAGGTGGGAACCATTACCTTGTCTGTGCTCCACACACCCGGCCATACACCGGGCGGCATCTGTCTTAAAGCCGGCCAGGTCCTGTTTACCGGTGACACCTTGTTTGCCGGCTCTGTCGGACGCAGTGACTTCCCCGGGGGCAGTCACGACACACTGATTAAGTCTATTCAAAGTAAATTGCTGACGTTGCCGGAAGATACCGGAATTTACCCCGGTCATGGCCCCGCTTCTACCATCGGGGCAGAAAAAAGACATAATCCATTTTTATAA
- the yfcE gene encoding phosphodiesterase encodes MKIGVISDTHGSLLYFEKALQALGSVDLIIHGGDVLYHGPRNPLPPGYAPKDLAEKINSLSNLIFVRGNCDADVDQMMIRHPLQSPYVVMQLGNRKILAVHGYTREKQQYLQMAKDFQADLLICGHTHVKELVRDENLIILNPGSTALPKDGTHSAAIIDDHVVKLINIDSCEVLQELSLAE; translated from the coding sequence TTGAAAATTGGGGTTATCAGTGATACCCACGGCAGCTTGTTATATTTTGAGAAAGCTTTGCAAGCCCTGGGCAGTGTGGATTTAATCATTCATGGGGGAGACGTTTTATATCACGGTCCCAGGAATCCCCTGCCGCCAGGTTATGCACCCAAGGATCTGGCGGAAAAAATCAATTCTTTAAGCAACCTGATTTTCGTCAGGGGCAACTGTGATGCTGATGTAGATCAAATGATGATCCGGCATCCCTTGCAAAGCCCCTATGTTGTTATGCAATTGGGTAATCGCAAAATCCTGGCTGTCCACGGCTATACCCGGGAAAAACAACAGTATTTACAAATGGCCAAAGATTTTCAGGCAGATTTGTTGATTTGCGGTCATACCCATGTTAAAGAGCTGGTGCGAGACGAAAATTTAATTATCTTAAATCCCGGCAGTACTGCTTTACCTAAAGACGGCACTCATTCCGCAGCGATAATTGATGATCATGTTGTTAAGCTGATTAATATTGACAGCTGTGAGGTGCTGCAGGAGTTATCTCTGGCTGAGTAA
- a CDS encoding stalk domain-containing protein encodes MIRLLWVISAWLMLSWPWPAFAQPTTATEPAVTVDGLPINSDCKPVLHNNRSLVPLRALAEAINVQLSWDKQTQTIRAADANNTITLQIGNRTAVRNGIPLSMDVPPQIVNGRTLVPLRFFSEAFSCRVAWQPSENLIQIFSPPQAMEVIGFYALGDRQTSSWTNLFGQPFPAAATGNTDIVSTLALGWYSLDRAGNLLTKSAGGWQQPADFRLVLDKAAAYKLRTQMVIHMTDADGSLTGLLTDRHAVEKAVASIVEEAGIYQGVNIDFEGLGWQDTSLTETRNNFTNFVTLLSQRLQAANRTLTLTLHAPNSVYRGYDYQKLGQLADEIIIMAHDYGSKPEPLDLVNQAVSLACQAVPPEKIILAVSVPSETAASLVSKVGIAKRHQLKGISLWRLGLLNQDMWFSLRTCIIPRQ; translated from the coding sequence ATGATACGTTTGTTATGGGTAATCTCGGCCTGGCTGATGCTGTCCTGGCCTTGGCCGGCTTTTGCTCAGCCGACCACAGCCACTGAACCGGCAGTTACCGTTGACGGTTTACCGATAAATTCTGATTGCAAGCCGGTGCTCCACAACAACCGCAGCCTGGTACCCTTGCGAGCCCTGGCCGAGGCTATTAACGTACAGCTAAGCTGGGACAAGCAAACGCAAACCATCCGGGCAGCCGACGCCAATAATACCATAACCTTACAAATAGGCAACAGAACAGCTGTGCGCAACGGCATACCCCTTTCAATGGACGTGCCACCGCAAATCGTCAACGGCAGAACCCTCGTCCCCTTGCGTTTTTTTAGTGAGGCTTTTAGCTGTCGGGTTGCCTGGCAGCCCTCTGAAAATTTAATCCAAATTTTTTCGCCGCCCCAGGCTATGGAGGTAATTGGCTTTTATGCGCTGGGTGACCGGCAAACCAGCAGTTGGACCAATCTTTTTGGCCAACCTTTTCCCGCCGCCGCTACCGGCAATACCGATATTGTCAGTACCCTGGCCCTGGGTTGGTACAGTTTAGACCGGGCAGGCAACCTGCTTACCAAAAGCGCCGGCGGCTGGCAGCAACCCGCGGATTTCCGGCTGGTATTGGATAAAGCAGCCGCTTACAAGTTAAGAACACAAATGGTGATTCATATGACTGATGCCGATGGTTCCCTCACCGGCTTGTTAACTGACCGGCATGCCGTGGAAAAGGCTGTTGCCTCTATCGTTGAGGAAGCCGGCATCTACCAGGGTGTAAATATAGACTTTGAAGGATTGGGCTGGCAGGATACCTCTTTAACTGAGACCAGAAACAATTTTACCAACTTTGTCACGCTGTTGTCGCAGCGCCTGCAGGCAGCAAATCGCACCTTAACCCTCACCCTGCATGCACCCAACAGCGTTTACCGGGGATACGATTATCAGAAATTGGGCCAATTAGCGGATGAAATAATTATTATGGCCCATGATTACGGAAGCAAACCGGAACCGCTTGATCTGGTTAACCAGGCCGTCAGTTTGGCCTGCCAAGCAGTGCCGCCGGAGAAAATTATCCTGGCTGTTTCTGTCCCCAGCGAAACAGCCGCCAGCCTGGTCAGCAAAGTGGGTATCGCCAAACGGCATCAGCTTAAAGGTATTTCTCTTTGGCGGTTGGGCTTGTTAAACCAGGATATGTGGTTTTCCCTGAGAACCTGTATCATCCCCCGACAATAA
- a CDS encoding Nitrite and sulphite reductase 4Fe-4S region, translating to MGEAIFRQQRNGLYAVNIVFPGGILTPEQFMGLAEAARDCGVWRLKCGVRQTLIAVLEQDKIPQLVKKIEALGLQVAPFGNKVRSVKACPGGAELCPRTLGPALELGMELQERYLGQDVPKDFKISTAGCQRGCTEPYCADLGLIAKGSDRFDIVIGGRGATGKPIHGVIIANDVAKSKVFAVVDFVLENYRRLAQPHERLCKTIERLGSQPFTPPRELYFTNNAQPDEFAAFLFG from the coding sequence ATGGGAGAGGCAATTTTTCGTCAACAGCGCAACGGCTTGTATGCCGTAAACATTGTTTTCCCCGGCGGCATCCTGACGCCGGAACAATTTATGGGACTGGCCGAAGCGGCCCGGGACTGCGGTGTGTGGCGGCTTAAATGCGGCGTTCGACAAACTTTGATTGCTGTTTTAGAACAAGATAAAATTCCTCAATTAGTTAAGAAAATTGAGGCCCTTGGGTTGCAGGTGGCTCCTTTCGGCAACAAAGTGCGCAGTGTTAAAGCCTGTCCGGGAGGTGCTGAACTCTGCCCCAGGACACTGGGCCCGGCTCTCGAGCTGGGCATGGAGTTGCAGGAGCGTTATCTGGGACAGGATGTTCCCAAGGATTTTAAAATTTCCACCGCCGGCTGCCAGCGGGGATGCACCGAACCATATTGCGCTGATCTGGGCTTAATCGCCAAAGGTTCGGACAGGTTTGATATTGTGATCGGCGGTCGGGGTGCCACCGGCAAGCCTATACATGGTGTGATCATAGCAAACGATGTAGCCAAGTCTAAAGTTTTTGCGGTGGTTGATTTTGTTTTGGAAAATTACCGCCGCCTGGCCCAACCCCATGAACGGCTGTGCAAAACCATTGAACGGCTGGGCAGCCAACCCTTTACGCCGCCCCGGGAATTGTATTTCACCAACAATGCCCAGCCGGACGAGTTTGCCGCTTTTCTTTTTGGTTAA
- a CDS encoding HAD family hydrolase: MLKTILFDLDGTLLPMDLSSFLTSYFNGLARICSHIAEPPVLHKHIMAATAAMIRDTRPHKTNQEVFLEDFTPRFNLPAEELMALFDNYYQGDFKNLIHCTAPTPLARQICLHLLDKGYRLVLATNPIFPRVATAQRMQWAGIADLPWALVTTYEHCHYCKPNPEYYREVLEKVGARPSETLMVGNDTREDLAAAKLGIKTYLVTDYLIDHGDPDYRADFTGRLEDFMEFAKKLPPATS, translated from the coding sequence ATGCTGAAAACCATTCTGTTTGATTTAGACGGCACATTACTGCCAATGGACTTGTCCAGCTTTCTGACAAGTTATTTTAACGGCCTGGCCAGGATATGTTCTCACATTGCGGAGCCCCCGGTGTTGCATAAACATATCATGGCTGCCACTGCGGCTATGATACGGGATACCCGCCCGCACAAAACCAATCAAGAGGTTTTCCTGGAGGATTTTACCCCCCGTTTTAACCTGCCTGCCGAGGAATTGATGGCTTTATTTGATAACTACTATCAGGGTGATTTTAAAAACTTGATTCACTGTACCGCTCCCACTCCTTTAGCCAGGCAAATTTGCCTGCATCTGCTGGATAAAGGCTACCGGCTGGTGCTGGCCACCAACCCTATTTTCCCCCGTGTGGCCACCGCCCAACGGATGCAATGGGCCGGTATTGCTGATCTGCCCTGGGCTTTGGTCACCACCTATGAACACTGTCACTATTGCAAACCCAACCCCGAGTACTACCGGGAAGTTTTAGAAAAGGTGGGCGCCCGGCCGTCCGAAACCCTGATGGTAGGCAACGATACAAGAGAAGATTTAGCGGCAGCCAAATTGGGTATTAAAACCTACCTGGTAACTGATTATTTGATCGATCATGGTGATCCCGACTACCGGGCGGACTTCACCGGACGTCTGGAAGATTTCATGGAATTTGCCAAAAAACTGCCTCCGGCAACAAGCTAA
- a CDS encoding DUF896 domain-containing protein, protein MITKELVERINALARKQRTAGLTPEEKEEQHRLRRQYLKGIRGQVINALNNIKFVEDEGSCSCGQSHRQHTHRLPRGKQGSCGCNCHQHEPKDPIH, encoded by the coding sequence ATGATCACAAAAGAACTGGTAGAAAGAATCAACGCGCTGGCCCGTAAGCAGCGAACCGCCGGGCTGACCCCGGAGGAAAAGGAAGAACAGCACCGGCTGCGCCGGCAGTATCTTAAAGGTATTCGCGGTCAGGTAATCAACGCTTTAAACAATATTAAATTTGTTGAAGATGAGGGCTCTTGCAGTTGCGGTCAATCCCACCGGCAGCATACACACCGGCTGCCCCGGGGCAAGCAAGGCAGTTGCGGTTGCAACTGCCATCAGCATGAGCCAAAGGATCCCATACATTAG
- the hisS gene encoding histidine--tRNA ligase: MLTTRPRGTNDILPGEVEKWQYLEELVRQVCREYGYGEIRTPLFEHTELFARGVGETTDIVEKEMYTFTDRGHRSLTLRPEGTAATVRAYVENKLYALPQPIKLFYIGPMFRYDRPQAGRYRQFHQFGVEVFGSDSPAIDAEVIAMAMDIYSRVGLQDLELHLNSVGCPDCRPVLREQLRQYFRPQLANLCPNCQGRFEKNPLRILDCKNEKCQVIGRQAPTPLDALCDPCAAHFEQVKSYLDAAGVKYVLNNRLVRGLDYYTRTAFEIMARDIGAQSSVGGGGRYNGLIEECGGPPTPGIGFALGLERILLTAANQGIDFPVNIRPAVFIATVGREVDKQAFELLQQLRRQGIAAEKDYLNRSLKAQMKYAGKLEARLVVILGDEEAARGVVVIRDMQAGTQQEVALGETVAYIKARTAS, translated from the coding sequence GTGTTAACAACCAGGCCGCGAGGTACTAACGATATTTTGCCGGGCGAAGTCGAAAAGTGGCAGTACCTGGAGGAACTAGTCCGGCAAGTATGCCGGGAATATGGCTACGGCGAGATCAGGACACCCCTATTTGAACATACCGAACTGTTTGCCCGGGGTGTGGGAGAAACTACCGACATTGTAGAAAAGGAAATGTATACCTTTACCGACCGGGGCCACCGCAGCCTGACACTGCGGCCGGAGGGAACGGCCGCTACCGTACGGGCCTATGTGGAAAATAAGCTGTACGCACTGCCGCAACCCATTAAATTATTTTATATTGGCCCGATGTTTCGCTATGATCGGCCCCAGGCCGGGCGCTATCGCCAGTTTCACCAGTTTGGCGTGGAAGTGTTTGGTTCTGACAGCCCGGCGATAGACGCAGAAGTTATTGCTATGGCGATGGATATTTACAGCCGAGTGGGTCTTCAGGATCTCGAGCTGCACCTTAACAGTGTCGGCTGTCCGGACTGCCGGCCGGTTTTAAGAGAACAGCTGCGGCAGTATTTCCGCCCTCAGCTGGCCAATTTATGCCCCAACTGTCAGGGCCGCTTCGAGAAAAATCCGCTGCGCATATTGGATTGTAAAAATGAAAAATGCCAGGTCATCGGCCGCCAGGCTCCCACGCCGCTGGATGCCCTTTGTGATCCCTGTGCGGCTCATTTTGAGCAGGTTAAATCTTACCTGGATGCGGCCGGGGTTAAATATGTCTTAAATAACCGGCTGGTCAGGGGATTGGACTATTATACCCGTACTGCCTTTGAAATTATGGCCCGGGATATTGGCGCCCAGAGTTCGGTTGGGGGTGGCGGCCGCTACAACGGGTTAATTGAAGAATGCGGCGGGCCGCCAACGCCGGGCATTGGTTTTGCGCTGGGCTTGGAGCGTATTTTGCTGACGGCAGCCAACCAGGGCATTGACTTTCCTGTTAACATAAGACCGGCGGTGTTTATTGCTACGGTAGGCCGTGAGGTTGACAAACAGGCTTTTGAACTGTTGCAGCAGCTGCGCCGCCAGGGGATTGCTGCTGAAAAAGATTATCTGAACCGCAGCTTGAAAGCACAAATGAAGTACGCCGGCAAGCTGGAGGCCAGGCTGGTGGTTATCCTGGGCGACGAGGAAGCGGCCCGGGGAGTTGTAGTGATCCGGGATATGCAGGCCGGGACACAACAAGAGGTGGCCCTGGGCGAAACGGTAGCATATATAAAAGCCAGGACGGCCTCCTGA
- the aspS gene encoding aspartate--tRNA ligase, with product MSESMHGLHRTCYCGDLRKQHEGQEVVLMGWVQRRRDHGGLIFVDLRDRAGIVQVVFSPEVNEEAFKKAEGVRNEYVLAVAGKVTARPAGTANPNMATGDVEVYAHTLRVLNRAKTPPFYIEDNIDVDENLRLRYRYLDLRRPEMQRAMMLRHRAAKSVRDFLDQHGFWEIETPMLTKSTPEGARDYLVPSRVNPGKFYALPQSPQLFKQILMLAGMERYFQIVRCFRDEDLRADRQPEFTQIDLEMSFVDTEDVMGLMEQMIARVCRDTVGLTITTPFPRLSYREAMERFGSDKPDTRFGLELKDITPIAAGCGFKVFHSVAAGGGQIKGINAKGCGGFSRKDIDDLTAFAAVYKAKGLAYFIINEDGSVKSPIAKFFTPEETAAIMDKLEAQPGDLLLFVADRPSVVAASLGALRVHLAERLNLIPQGVWNFLWVTDFPLLEYDPAEGRYFAMHHPFTSPVEEDLPLLESDPGKVRAKAYDMVLNGVEVGGGSIRIHRRDVQELMFKALGLSAEEAREKFGFMLEAFEYGAPPHGGIAFGFDRLVMLLAGKESIRDVIAFPKTASATCLMTQAPDLVDPAQLAELHIRSTAVTKNSTAQ from the coding sequence ATGTCTGAATCGATGCATGGATTACATCGCACCTGTTATTGCGGTGACCTGAGGAAACAGCATGAGGGTCAAGAAGTAGTACTGATGGGGTGGGTGCAAAGACGCCGGGACCACGGCGGGTTGATTTTTGTAGACTTACGGGACCGTGCCGGCATTGTCCAGGTGGTTTTCAGCCCGGAAGTGAATGAAGAGGCTTTTAAAAAGGCGGAAGGCGTCAGAAATGAGTACGTCCTGGCGGTGGCAGGCAAAGTAACAGCCCGTCCGGCAGGCACGGCCAACCCCAATATGGCCACCGGGGATGTAGAGGTTTATGCCCACACCCTGCGGGTGCTTAACCGGGCCAAAACACCACCTTTTTATATTGAGGATAACATAGATGTAGACGAGAACCTGCGCTTGCGTTACCGTTATCTTGATTTGCGGCGGCCGGAAATGCAGCGGGCCATGATGCTGCGTCACCGGGCGGCTAAAAGCGTGCGGGATTTCCTGGACCAGCATGGTTTTTGGGAAATTGAGACGCCCATGCTGACTAAAAGCACCCCGGAAGGGGCCCGTGATTATCTGGTGCCCAGCCGGGTTAATCCCGGCAAGTTTTATGCGCTGCCTCAGTCCCCCCAGCTGTTTAAGCAAATTTTAATGCTGGCCGGTATGGAACGTTATTTTCAAATTGTCCGGTGTTTTCGGGATGAGGATCTGCGGGCGGATCGCCAGCCGGAATTTACCCAGATTGACCTGGAAATGTCTTTTGTGGACACCGAGGATGTTATGGGGCTGATGGAACAAATGATTGCCCGGGTTTGCCGGGATACCGTCGGCTTGACAATTACTACCCCTTTCCCGCGTCTTTCTTACCGGGAAGCCATGGAACGCTTTGGTTCTGATAAGCCGGACACCCGTTTTGGCCTGGAGCTGAAGGATATTACACCCATTGCCGCCGGGTGCGGGTTTAAGGTCTTCCACAGCGTTGCTGCCGGCGGCGGTCAGATAAAAGGTATCAACGCCAAAGGCTGCGGCGGTTTTTCCCGCAAGGATATCGACGATTTGACCGCCTTTGCGGCCGTTTATAAAGCTAAAGGCTTAGCCTATTTTATTATAAATGAAGACGGATCGGTGAAATCGCCCATTGCCAAGTTTTTTACGCCGGAAGAAACAGCGGCTATTATGGATAAGCTGGAGGCACAACCGGGTGACCTGCTGCTGTTTGTGGCCGACCGGCCGTCGGTTGTGGCAGCTTCCCTGGGGGCCCTGCGGGTACACCTGGCGGAACGCCTAAACCTGATTCCCCAGGGTGTGTGGAATTTCCTCTGGGTTACTGATTTTCCGCTGTTGGAATACGATCCGGCCGAGGGGCGCTATTTTGCCATGCACCATCCCTTTACCTCACCGGTAGAGGAGGATCTGCCGCTGCTGGAGAGTGATCCGGGAAAAGTGCGGGCCAAAGCCTATGATATGGTCTTGAACGGAGTGGAGGTAGGCGGCGGCAGTATTCGCATACACCGCCGGGATGTCCAGGAATTAATGTTTAAAGCACTGGGCCTCAGTGCCGAGGAGGCCAGGGAAAAATTTGGTTTTATGCTGGAAGCCTTTGAATACGGGGCGCCTCCCCATGGCGGCATAGCTTTCGGTTTTGACCGCTTGGTGATGCTGCTGGCCGGTAAAGAAAGCATTCGTGACGTGATTGCTTTCCCCAAAACAGCCAGTGCCACCTGCTTGATGACGCAGGCACCTGATCTGGTAGACCCGGCTCAACTGGCCGAACTGCATATTCGCAGTACCGCAGTAACGAAAAACAGCACGGCCCAATAA
- a CDS encoding S1C family serine protease has protein sequence MKAPAERLAKPFIILLVKSLLMILLVVVGLHWSSNRQHLIALGNKPALAEQGYIRPANISAVVKQTAPAVVKIETVVQSQVQLTPFLNDPFFRQFFGMQGIPRTQVQTGLGSGFIVSEDGYIVTNYHVIEGASQIQVTLATNKQYQAKVVGFDQESDLAVLKINPAGPLPTLKFGSSESIEAGDWVIAIGNPYGLDHTVTVGVISAKGRPVNVGDRRFRNLLQTDASINPGNSGGPLLNLNGEVVGVNTAVNAGAQGIGFAIPSSTVKSVYNQLITKGTVAHPYLGVNIQPAADQRGVTVVGVVPDSPAMAAGLKPGDIILQFNGKLLTTPQELIDSVDQSRPGQKVTLLVVRSGQSREVQVIIGDKSSKKI, from the coding sequence ATGAAAGCACCGGCTGAAAGATTAGCCAAGCCATTCATTATTTTACTGGTCAAAAGCCTATTGATGATTTTACTGGTGGTTGTGGGATTGCACTGGTCCAGCAACCGGCAACATTTAATAGCGCTGGGCAACAAGCCGGCTCTGGCGGAACAGGGTTATATCAGACCCGCCAATATTTCGGCAGTGGTGAAGCAAACCGCACCGGCAGTAGTAAAAATTGAAACAGTAGTTCAGTCGCAGGTTCAGCTGACCCCATTTCTCAATGATCCCTTTTTCAGACAGTTTTTCGGTATGCAAGGGATACCTCGAACACAGGTGCAAACCGGCCTGGGTTCCGGCTTTATTGTTTCCGAAGACGGATATATTGTAACTAATTACCATGTTATTGAAGGAGCCAGCCAGATTCAGGTAACACTGGCCACCAACAAACAGTATCAAGCCAAAGTAGTGGGGTTTGACCAAGAGTCAGATTTAGCGGTGCTAAAGATTAACCCGGCCGGCCCATTGCCAACCTTGAAGTTTGGCAGTTCAGAAAGCATTGAGGCAGGTGACTGGGTGATTGCCATTGGCAATCCTTACGGCCTGGACCATACAGTAACGGTGGGGGTTATCAGTGCCAAGGGCAGGCCGGTAAACGTTGGCGACCGGCGTTTCCGCAACCTCTTGCAGACCGATGCCTCCATTAACCCGGGCAACTCCGGCGGGCCGCTGCTCAACCTAAACGGTGAAGTGGTGGGAGTAAACACAGCGGTTAATGCCGGTGCCCAGGGCATTGGTTTTGCCATTCCTTCATCAACAGTCAAGTCAGTTTACAACCAGCTGATTACCAAAGGCACGGTGGCCCATCCTTATCTCGGGGTTAATATTCAACCTGCTGCGGATCAGCGGGGTGTGACGGTGGTAGGGGTGGTGCCGGACAGCCCTGCCATGGCAGCCGGTTTAAAACCCGGCGACATTATTTTACAATTTAACGGCAAACTTTTAACCACCCCTCAGGAGCTAATTGATTCAGTGGACCAAAGCCGGCCGGGACAAAAAGTAACCCTGCTGGTTGTTCGGTCTGGACAAAGCAGAGAAGTGCAGGTGATAATAGGAGATAAAAGCAGCAAAAAAATTTAA
- a CDS encoding response regulator transcription factor, translating into MGARILVIDDDPKITAMLQRALTYEGYRVEVANDGYTGLAMAKDNPPDLLILDIMLPGPDGWEICQRFRQENVIPILILSARDEVESKVKGLNLGADDYLGKPFALAELLARIQALLRRQGNQGRVIQFSGLKLDPETREVRRAGRPLCLTAREFDLLYLLLSHANQVLTRDQIIDKVWGLDYTGNSNLVEVYINMLRQKLEEYGPRLIHTVRGVGYVLREQAT; encoded by the coding sequence ATGGGCGCCAGGATTTTGGTTATTGATGATGACCCAAAAATTACAGCCATGCTGCAACGGGCGCTGACTTACGAAGGATACCGGGTTGAGGTGGCCAACGACGGCTATACCGGGCTGGCGATGGCTAAAGACAATCCGCCGGATTTGTTGATACTGGACATCATGCTGCCAGGGCCGGACGGTTGGGAAATCTGTCAACGATTTCGCCAAGAAAACGTCATACCGATCCTCATTCTCAGCGCCAGGGATGAGGTGGAAAGCAAAGTAAAGGGTCTTAACCTGGGGGCTGACGATTACCTGGGCAAGCCCTTTGCTCTGGCAGAGCTGCTGGCCCGTATCCAGGCACTGCTGCGCCGGCAGGGCAATCAGGGCAGAGTTATACAGTTTTCTGGCCTGAAACTGGACCCGGAAACCAGGGAGGTGCGGCGGGCCGGCCGCCCTTTATGCCTCACCGCCAGGGAATTTGACCTGTTATACTTATTATTAAGCCACGCTAACCAGGTATTAACCAGAGATCAGATCATTGACAAGGTGTGGGGATTGGACTATACCGGCAATTCCAACCTGGTGGAAGTTTACATAAATATGCTGCGCCAAAAGTTGGAAGAGTACGGACCCAGGCTCATCCACACGGTGCGGGGAGTGGGTTATGTGCTAAGGGAGCAGGCCACATGA